Proteins from one Rhodohalobacter mucosus genomic window:
- a CDS encoding 2-oxoacid:acceptor oxidoreductase subunit alpha, whose product MKATDLIRDEVTIRFAGDSGDGMQLTGSLFTNTTALEGNDLRTLPEFPAEIRAPVGTVPGVSSFQLHFGSREIMTPGDACDVLVVMNSAALKANLSMLKKGGAIIANTAGFDKKNLNLAKYGEENNPLEDGSLKEYRVLEVDITKLTKESLSDSGLSYKDIERSKNMFVLGLLYWMYNRPLESTIRFLEQKFAKKPDIAKANIKVLKDGYHYGETTELFGETYRVKSADIGKGEYRNVTGNEATVLGLVAATRQANLPLFYGSYPITPASDILHELSALKNFGVYTFQAEDEIAAVSSAIGAAFGGSLGVTSSSGPGIALKGEAIGLAVMLELPLVILNVQRAGPSTGMPTKTEQADLLQAMYGRNGESPAAIVAPSTPADCFDAAFEACRIALQHMVPVYFLSDGYLGNGSEPWQFPKQDDLRKIEISFEPARNGEESEPFMPYKRDNNFVRSWAIPGTAGIEHRVGGLEKQENTGDVSYDPDNHQKMTDMRQAKVDKIAEFIPDQTIDSGKETGDVLVLGWGSTYGSIRTAVRELIDEGMDVSHAHIKYLNPFPKNLGELISGFNTVIVPEINSGQLVRLIRDRFMVPAKGVNKVKGRPFFVDELKEEIREIISSMESEQL is encoded by the coding sequence ATGAAAGCGACAGACCTCATTCGCGATGAAGTAACCATCCGTTTTGCAGGCGATTCCGGCGATGGTATGCAGCTCACCGGGTCCCTTTTCACCAACACCACCGCCCTCGAGGGCAACGATCTGCGCACTCTGCCGGAATTTCCGGCAGAAATCCGCGCACCGGTCGGCACAGTACCGGGTGTATCCTCTTTTCAGCTCCATTTTGGCAGCAGGGAGATCATGACCCCGGGAGATGCATGCGACGTCCTGGTAGTAATGAATTCTGCTGCGCTGAAGGCAAACCTCTCTATGCTGAAAAAGGGTGGAGCCATCATTGCAAATACAGCCGGATTTGACAAAAAAAACCTGAACCTGGCTAAATATGGTGAGGAAAACAATCCGCTTGAAGACGGCAGCCTGAAAGAATACCGTGTTCTTGAGGTCGATATTACCAAACTGACAAAGGAGAGCCTTTCTGACTCCGGTCTTTCCTACAAGGATATAGAGCGCTCTAAAAATATGTTTGTACTGGGCCTGCTCTACTGGATGTATAACCGTCCACTGGAGTCGACGATCCGTTTTCTTGAGCAGAAATTTGCCAAAAAACCGGACATTGCAAAAGCCAATATCAAAGTTTTGAAAGACGGCTACCATTACGGGGAAACCACGGAGCTTTTCGGTGAAACCTATAGGGTAAAAAGTGCCGATATCGGAAAAGGGGAGTACCGCAACGTAACCGGAAATGAGGCAACGGTACTTGGATTGGTGGCTGCGACCCGTCAGGCGAATTTGCCGCTTTTTTATGGTTCTTATCCCATTACACCTGCTTCGGATATACTGCATGAACTCTCCGCACTGAAAAATTTCGGAGTGTACACCTTCCAGGCTGAAGACGAAATTGCAGCCGTTTCTTCTGCCATAGGCGCCGCATTCGGAGGAAGCCTTGGAGTTACAAGTTCCTCAGGTCCCGGAATTGCTCTTAAGGGAGAAGCCATCGGGCTAGCGGTTATGCTGGAATTGCCTCTGGTGATTTTAAACGTTCAGCGTGCCGGACCCTCAACGGGAATGCCCACCAAAACAGAACAGGCAGACCTTCTTCAGGCGATGTACGGACGTAACGGTGAAAGTCCGGCTGCCATAGTGGCACCATCCACACCGGCCGACTGTTTTGACGCTGCATTTGAAGCGTGCAGGATTGCACTGCAGCATATGGTGCCGGTCTATTTCCTTTCAGACGGTTATCTGGGTAATGGGTCAGAGCCCTGGCAGTTCCCAAAACAGGATGACCTGAGGAAGATAGAGATCTCCTTTGAACCGGCACGTAACGGGGAGGAGTCCGAGCCGTTTATGCCCTACAAGCGCGACAATAACTTTGTTCGCTCCTGGGCTATTCCCGGAACGGCCGGAATTGAGCACCGCGTGGGCGGTTTAGAGAAGCAGGAGAATACGGGAGATGTGTCCTATGATCCGGATAACCATCAGAAAATGACCGATATGCGTCAGGCAAAAGTGGATAAAATTGCTGAATTCATTCCGGATCAGACCATCGATAGCGGAAAAGAGACGGGCGATGTGCTGGTTCTGGGCTGGGGATCCACCTACGGGTCGATCCGGACCGCAGTACGGGAACTTATTGATGAAGGCATGGATGTGTCTCATGCACACATCAAATACCTGAATCCGTTCCCGAAAAACCTTGGTGAGCTGATAAGCGGTTTCAATACGGTGATTGTACCCGAGATCAACAGCGGGCAGCTTGTTCGTCTCATCAGGGACAGATTTATGGTGCCTGCTAAAGGGGTTAACAAGGTAAAAGGCCGCCCGTTTTTTGTGGATGAGCTGAAGGAAGAAATCCGGGAGATCATTTCCAGTATGGAATCTGAACAACTATAA
- a CDS encoding ABC transporter permease: MDIIELSWLQLSIGFLSLLIPAAILWWYKTGLNRQLAVATIRMTLQLLFVGYYLEYLFELDNAWINLAWIMIMVIVADFATLGRADLQSKWSLAVPVFGATFIGIILIDLFFLEFVIQLDTFLEAQYAIPITGMVLGNCLRSNVIGINDFYYNLKENRERYRFFLASGASRSEALFPFFQRALKRSANPTLASMATIGLVSLPGMMTGQILSGSSPLTAIQYQIMIMLAIFSGTIFSVFLAIRFCNLTVFDKNDMPDTSIYKD, encoded by the coding sequence ATGGATATTATTGAACTATCATGGCTGCAGCTTTCGATCGGTTTTCTGAGCCTGCTCATTCCGGCAGCCATTCTTTGGTGGTATAAAACGGGACTCAACCGTCAGCTCGCAGTCGCTACCATTCGTATGACCCTTCAGCTGCTCTTTGTCGGGTACTATCTGGAGTATCTGTTCGAGCTCGACAACGCATGGATCAACCTGGCATGGATCATGATCATGGTGATTGTGGCAGACTTTGCCACTCTTGGCCGGGCAGATCTTCAATCAAAGTGGTCTTTGGCGGTGCCGGTTTTTGGAGCCACCTTCATCGGTATTATTCTAATCGACCTCTTTTTTCTTGAATTTGTAATACAGCTCGACACCTTTCTGGAAGCACAGTATGCTATACCCATCACAGGAATGGTGCTGGGCAACTGTTTGCGCAGCAATGTGATCGGGATCAACGATTTCTATTATAATCTGAAGGAGAACAGGGAAAGGTACAGGTTTTTCCTAGCGAGCGGTGCCAGCCGGTCTGAAGCTCTCTTTCCGTTTTTTCAGCGTGCTCTGAAGCGGTCGGCCAACCCCACACTGGCATCGATGGCGACCATCGGACTTGTGTCCCTGCCCGGCATGATGACCGGCCAGATTCTGAGCGGCAGCTCTCCCCTTACCGCCATACAGTATCAGATCATGATTATGCTGGCCATCTTCTCGGGCACCATCTTTTCCGTATTTCTGGCTATCCGCTTCTGCAATCTTACCGTCTTCGACAAAAACGACATGCCCGACACGTCTATCTACAAAGATTGA
- a CDS encoding 6-bladed beta-propeller — protein sequence MANTQLKYLTHAALIQLLLISIIISACSGSENVELPERTASLENVSVLDPNAEPEYLIKFEEIYSVGNREPVLFSRISEVEADDRGYLYAAESFSGQETVYVFDREGTPVTTLGRNGAGPGEFRSIFSLSHGAGFIYVLDYNLQRFQGFSTESFEPVVISDLTSSQWDISGENTAVFPHRIEAYGDDSLLGIFNYLTFETDKLLLYRIDQSGSVSSERLADLDYIRHLRDPVESGRAYYDPFGGRGLISVSDDGRIFYNWSEDFLIRVMDRDGNDLYAFYYPVEKAQLESTEALNFYGTGPSVESFQRTIRSDGIPDYWRAIEHMVVDGENRIWVSVITDDPETYDWWVMDDRGQPLSKFTWPRSRVVQEVKNGTLYTIETDEETGVQEVVAYRISLES from the coding sequence TTGGCTAATACACAATTGAAGTATCTCACTCACGCGGCACTTATTCAGTTATTGCTCATCTCAATAATCATCTCAGCCTGCAGCGGGAGTGAAAATGTAGAGCTTCCAGAACGTACTGCATCTTTAGAAAATGTATCCGTGTTGGATCCAAATGCGGAACCGGAGTATTTAATCAAATTCGAGGAGATCTACTCGGTCGGGAACAGGGAACCCGTCCTCTTCAGCCGCATCAGTGAGGTTGAGGCGGATGACCGTGGATATCTCTATGCTGCGGAAAGCTTCAGCGGTCAGGAGACCGTTTACGTTTTCGACAGAGAAGGAACCCCGGTTACAACGCTTGGGAGGAACGGAGCCGGCCCCGGGGAATTCCGCAGCATCTTCAGTCTTTCCCATGGTGCAGGATTCATCTACGTACTGGACTACAATTTACAGCGGTTTCAGGGGTTTTCGACGGAATCGTTTGAGCCCGTGGTGATCTCGGATCTGACATCCTCGCAATGGGATATTTCGGGAGAGAATACGGCCGTATTTCCTCATCGCATTGAAGCTTATGGTGATGATTCGCTTTTGGGTATCTTTAACTATCTCACCTTTGAAACAGATAAGTTGCTGCTTTACAGAATTGATCAGTCTGGAAGTGTGAGTTCAGAGCGCTTGGCTGATCTTGATTATATAAGGCATCTGCGCGACCCCGTTGAATCGGGCCGGGCGTATTATGACCCTTTTGGCGGAAGGGGGCTGATCTCGGTGTCGGATGACGGCCGCATCTTCTATAACTGGTCGGAGGATTTTCTGATTCGGGTAATGGACCGTGACGGAAACGATCTCTATGCCTTCTACTACCCGGTTGAAAAGGCACAGCTCGAAAGTACGGAAGCGCTCAATTTTTACGGAACGGGTCCCTCAGTGGAATCCTTTCAGCGGACCATACGGAGTGACGGAATCCCGGATTACTGGAGAGCCATCGAACATATGGTTGTGGATGGCGAAAACCGCATCTGGGTCTCCGTGATAACCGATGACCCAGAAACCTACGACTGGTGGGTGATGGACGACCGGGGGCAGCCGCTGTCGAAATTTACCTGGCCGCGCAGCAGGGTTGTCCAAGAAGTAAAAAATGGAACCCTCTACACCATTGAGACCGACGAGGAAACCGGCGTTCAAGAGGTGGTGGCGTACAGGATTAGTCTTGAGTCGTGA
- a CDS encoding 3-methyladenine DNA glycosylase, producing the protein MRTAQHISKTAFSCLSAEEWLRHKHLHEEQLDRVLNPYLKKRSQQEKDPVLDFLFEYYPFRPSHLRRWSPGIGVLLELDGKADLPELSELTVEDGHAVLNPAFFPEKRLSSVSWILNLLKQSMHKKPFFGCFGMHEWAMVYRAEKVRHSAIPLRLSDDEIAQFVESRPLLCTHFDAFRFFTEKARPLNRNVLSRDTFAEMEQPGCVHTNMDLYKWAFKLYPWISGDTLRKAFLNALVARKIDMQASPYDATAFGLEPIKIETEAGRKEYLERQTEIYENSMPIRMQLTREYEKVLEWVG; encoded by the coding sequence ATGAGAACTGCACAACATATCAGTAAAACAGCTTTCAGCTGCTTATCGGCCGAAGAGTGGCTGCGACATAAGCACCTCCATGAAGAACAGCTCGATCGGGTACTGAATCCCTACCTGAAAAAACGATCACAGCAGGAAAAAGATCCCGTTCTGGACTTTCTCTTCGAATATTATCCCTTTCGCCCGTCGCACCTGAGGCGGTGGTCGCCTGGCATCGGTGTACTTCTTGAGCTGGATGGCAAAGCAGATCTGCCTGAGTTATCCGAACTGACTGTTGAGGATGGTCATGCCGTACTCAATCCTGCATTTTTCCCGGAGAAGCGTCTCTCATCCGTATCCTGGATTCTGAACCTGCTAAAACAGAGCATGCACAAAAAGCCGTTTTTCGGATGTTTTGGCATGCATGAATGGGCGATGGTTTACCGTGCGGAAAAGGTACGTCACAGTGCAATTCCCCTTCGCCTATCTGATGACGAAATAGCGCAATTTGTAGAGTCGCGGCCGCTGCTCTGTACCCACTTCGATGCCTTCCGTTTTTTCACGGAGAAAGCGCGTCCCCTGAACCGGAATGTTCTCAGCCGTGATACCTTTGCGGAGATGGAGCAGCCAGGCTGTGTTCATACAAACATGGACCTCTATAAATGGGCTTTCAAGCTCTACCCCTGGATCTCCGGCGACACGCTTAGAAAAGCGTTCCTTAACGCATTGGTGGCACGGAAAATCGATATGCAGGCCAGCCCTTATGATGCCACCGCGTTCGGGCTGGAGCCGATTAAAATTGAAACCGAAGCCGGTCGGAAGGAGTACCTTGAACGACAAACCGAAATTTACGAGAACTCCATGCCCATACGGATGCAGCTGACAAGGGAGTATGAGAAGGTGTTGGAGTGGGTTGGGTAA
- a CDS encoding L-serine ammonia-lyase, producing MESISVLDMFKIGIGPSSSHTLGPWKASLRFLDELGERLSEVNRLEVQLYGSLAKTGHGHGTDVALLLGLQGADPVTFDVDRIDETVARIRAEKTIRLAGSHELSFSPASDIHFLKSEMLPYHPNALRFVAEMNDASLYKKTYYSVGGGFVVKEGEEDRSETPDIPLPHPINTAKDLARWCHETNLPISGVVMKNEMEWRSRGESIEEVLKIWHVMRECIYRGCHHEGILPGGLQVSRRAATLNRRLIGDAEYSNYHEWRKAIKDGGEGFAYILDWVSCFALAVNEENASFSRVVTAPTNGAAGVIPAVLQYLVTFRQDHREEMVLNFLCTASEIGSIFKKCATISAAMGGCQAEIGVSSAMAAAGLTEALGGNVEQCLMAAEIAMEHHLGMTCDPIGGLVQVPCIERNTMGAIKAITASQLALHSDPVHAKVHLDDVIKTMWETAQDMNSKYKETSDGGLAVNIPISLSEC from the coding sequence ATGGAGTCTATTTCGGTACTCGACATGTTTAAAATAGGGATCGGTCCGAGCAGTTCCCATACGCTTGGCCCCTGGAAAGCCTCCCTGAGGTTTCTGGATGAATTGGGCGAAAGGCTTTCAGAAGTGAATCGGCTTGAAGTTCAGTTATATGGATCCCTTGCCAAAACCGGCCACGGTCACGGTACCGATGTTGCCTTGCTATTGGGACTTCAGGGAGCGGATCCGGTTACGTTCGATGTGGATAGAATTGACGAAACCGTAGCCCGCATCCGTGCCGAAAAAACGATACGGCTCGCCGGTTCTCATGAACTCTCATTCAGCCCGGCGTCAGATATCCATTTTTTGAAGAGTGAGATGCTGCCATATCATCCGAACGCGCTCCGGTTTGTTGCGGAAATGAATGACGCCTCACTTTATAAAAAAACCTACTATTCCGTTGGCGGCGGATTTGTAGTGAAAGAAGGGGAAGAAGATCGTTCTGAAACCCCGGATATACCTCTTCCCCATCCGATTAATACGGCAAAAGATCTTGCCAGATGGTGCCACGAAACCAATCTTCCCATTTCTGGTGTGGTGATGAAAAACGAGATGGAGTGGCGAAGCAGGGGAGAGTCGATAGAGGAAGTGCTGAAAATCTGGCACGTTATGCGTGAGTGTATCTATCGTGGATGCCATCACGAGGGGATTCTTCCGGGGGGCTTGCAGGTGAGCCGCAGGGCTGCGACACTGAACCGAAGGCTGATTGGTGATGCTGAATACAGCAATTACCATGAGTGGCGTAAAGCGATTAAAGATGGCGGTGAAGGGTTTGCATACATTCTCGACTGGGTCAGCTGTTTTGCACTGGCCGTGAATGAGGAGAACGCATCGTTCAGCCGCGTGGTAACCGCACCAACCAACGGGGCGGCAGGGGTCATTCCCGCCGTGCTTCAATACCTGGTAACATTTCGCCAGGACCATCGTGAAGAGATGGTGCTCAACTTCCTGTGCACGGCTTCTGAAATTGGAAGTATTTTCAAAAAATGTGCAACCATATCTGCTGCCATGGGAGGGTGTCAGGCAGAAATCGGTGTTTCGTCAGCTATGGCTGCTGCGGGATTAACCGAGGCCCTGGGTGGCAATGTGGAACAATGCCTGATGGCGGCTGAAATTGCCATGGAGCACCATCTGGGCATGACCTGTGACCCGATCGGCGGACTGGTTCAGGTGCCCTGCATTGAGCGAAACACCATGGGGGCCATCAAAGCCATTACCGCTTCGCAGCTTGCTCTTCACAGTGATCCGGTGCATGCCAAAGTTCACCTCGACGACGTAATTAAAACCATGTGGGAGACGGCTCAGGATATGAACTCCAAATACAAGGAAACCTCCGACGGGGGACTGGCGGTGAATATTCCGATCAGCCTCAGCGAATGCTGA
- a CDS encoding nuclear transport factor 2 family protein → MKSILVSILLITVVTGPQPDAGTPDDDPQKIEGIILQLFDGMRESDREKAAEVFHETMTLSTVVNRNGSVELAQTDITGFLNAVGQPKDQVWDEQISGLQVHIDGNLATAWMNYSFYRGEDFSHCGVNTMNLIRTDDGWKIFSITDTRRTEGCEM, encoded by the coding sequence ATGAAATCAATACTCGTTTCCATTCTTTTGATCACCGTAGTGACCGGGCCTCAACCTGATGCCGGAACTCCTGATGATGATCCTCAAAAGATCGAAGGGATTATCCTGCAGCTGTTTGACGGCATGCGTGAGAGCGACCGTGAAAAGGCGGCGGAGGTGTTTCATGAAACCATGACTCTTTCAACGGTTGTAAACCGTAACGGCAGCGTGGAGCTTGCTCAAACCGATATAACAGGATTTCTGAATGCTGTGGGTCAGCCAAAAGATCAGGTTTGGGATGAGCAGATTTCAGGTCTTCAGGTTCACATTGATGGGAATCTTGCAACGGCCTGGATGAACTACTCATTTTACCGGGGAGAGGATTTCAGCCATTGCGGGGTCAATACCATGAACCTGATCAGGACGGATGACGGCTGGAAGATTTTCAGTATCACGGATACACGCCGCACAGAAGGCTGCGAAATGTGA
- a CDS encoding anhydro-N-acetylmuramic acid kinase, which produces MNPSFKNLTAIAGKRSRTIIGLMSGTSLDGLDIALCRISGSGADTAVHLIKFCTKKYAAELRERLRSISSVKLADMQELCKQHTGLAAYHAELILEALSEWETEPEDVDCIASHGQTVYHLPARVQRHGIKSLNSTLQIGDGDQIAARTGILTISDFRQKHTAHGGEGAPMAALVDRILFGDEKESRILLNIGGIANYTWIPAERQGEYDSFTTDTGPGNTLIDTLSNRYFQKMFDKEGLLAASGKINRDLLDALFSDPWFNESAPKSTGPEYFHYAWMAVRAEQAGLSLNKIPPVDQLATVTELTARTIAQNIRENVPEYEECAIYVSGGGAHNGYLVSRMKEHVVNTTVHDFSELGFDPDAKEAMIFAVLANEMLAGEGFDFERGDGSIQKLNFGKISFPL; this is translated from the coding sequence ATGAATCCATCCTTTAAAAACTTAACGGCAATTGCGGGGAAGAGGAGCCGCACCATCATTGGTCTGATGTCGGGCACATCACTTGACGGTCTGGATATCGCCCTGTGCAGAATTAGCGGTTCAGGAGCAGATACGGCTGTTCATCTCATTAAGTTCTGTACAAAAAAGTACGCTGCAGAACTAAGGGAACGCCTCAGGAGCATTTCGTCTGTGAAACTGGCCGACATGCAGGAGCTATGCAAACAGCACACCGGTCTTGCCGCATATCATGCGGAACTGATTCTGGAAGCACTGTCTGAATGGGAAACGGAACCGGAGGATGTGGACTGCATTGCCAGCCACGGGCAGACTGTTTATCATCTTCCGGCGCGCGTTCAGCGGCACGGAATAAAATCACTCAACTCCACGCTTCAGATCGGGGATGGCGACCAGATCGCTGCGCGTACCGGTATTCTGACGATCAGCGATTTTCGTCAAAAACATACGGCTCACGGTGGTGAGGGAGCCCCGATGGCTGCACTTGTCGACCGTATTCTGTTCGGTGACGAAAAGGAATCCCGAATTCTGCTGAATATCGGCGGAATAGCGAACTATACCTGGATTCCTGCAGAGAGACAGGGCGAATACGATTCATTTACGACGGATACGGGCCCGGGCAATACGCTGATCGACACCCTTTCAAATCGTTATTTTCAAAAAATGTTTGATAAAGAAGGCCTCCTGGCTGCCTCGGGAAAAATAAACAGGGACCTGCTGGACGCTTTATTCAGCGACCCGTGGTTTAATGAATCAGCGCCAAAATCAACAGGACCTGAATATTTTCATTATGCATGGATGGCAGTAAGGGCAGAACAGGCGGGGCTGAGCCTTAACAAGATCCCGCCTGTGGATCAGCTTGCCACCGTTACCGAGCTTACTGCACGTACGATTGCGCAAAACATCCGGGAAAACGTGCCTGAATATGAAGAGTGCGCGATATACGTCAGCGGCGGCGGGGCACATAATGGTTATCTGGTATCACGAATGAAAGAGCATGTTGTGAATACGACAGTCCACGATTTCTCAGAACTTGGTTTTGATCCAGATGCTAAAGAGGCGATGATCTTCGCCGTACTGGCCAACGAGATGCTGGCGGGGGAAGGGTTTGATTTTGAACGAGGTGACGGTTCTATTCAGAAACTCAACTTCGGAAAAATTTCTTTTCCTCTATGA
- a CDS encoding 2-oxoacid:ferredoxin oxidoreductase subunit beta — protein sequence MIDRHTGNGNGNSEGVSYTGKDFSSDQDVRWCPGCGDYTILKQVQTAMPEIGVRKEDIVFISGIGCAARFPYYMDTFGMHSIHGRAPAIATGLKITRPELSVWVISGDGDSLSIGGNHFLHLLRRNVNVNFLLFNNQIYGLTKGQYSPTSPEGSVFKSTPFGSIDHPVNPLALSLGADASFVARAMDRDPRHLKEMLLRAGNHRGTSMLEIYQNCIVFNDGAFELFTDKKSRPNEAIYLEHGKPLIFGSSDEKGVRLDGHKPEVVSLEDGNYSKDDLWIHDEQDRTKAHLLSRFFDQPQDGNQNFPRPFGVLYAVNRNCYDEGVNAQVEDVVSRKGIGDLDELIRGSETWVVE from the coding sequence ATGATCGATCGCCATACCGGTAACGGAAATGGAAACAGCGAAGGGGTTTCGTATACAGGCAAGGATTTTTCATCCGATCAGGATGTTCGGTGGTGTCCCGGCTGCGGTGACTACACCATCCTGAAACAGGTACAAACCGCGATGCCTGAAATAGGCGTCCGCAAGGAGGATATTGTGTTTATCTCCGGAATTGGCTGTGCGGCAAGATTTCCATATTACATGGACACGTTTGGAATGCACTCCATACACGGACGTGCACCGGCCATTGCGACCGGGCTCAAAATTACGCGTCCCGAATTAAGTGTTTGGGTTATTTCCGGCGACGGTGACTCACTGTCCATCGGCGGGAACCACTTTTTGCATCTCCTCAGAAGGAACGTGAACGTCAATTTCCTGCTCTTCAACAACCAGATCTACGGGCTTACAAAGGGTCAGTACTCGCCCACCAGTCCGGAAGGTTCGGTGTTTAAATCCACGCCATTCGGGTCGATTGACCATCCGGTGAATCCGCTTGCGCTGAGCCTGGGTGCTGATGCATCGTTTGTGGCCAGGGCAATGGACCGTGATCCCAGACATCTGAAAGAGATGCTTCTGAGGGCCGGGAATCACCGCGGCACGTCCATGCTGGAGATCTACCAGAACTGCATTGTATTTAATGACGGAGCATTCGAGCTTTTTACCGATAAGAAATCGCGTCCCAATGAGGCGATCTACCTCGAACACGGAAAACCGCTGATTTTTGGTTCATCGGATGAAAAAGGAGTGAGGCTGGACGGTCACAAACCGGAGGTGGTTTCCCTGGAGGACGGAAACTACAGCAAAGACGACCTGTGGATTCACGATGAGCAGGATCGCACAAAAGCGCATCTGCTGTCGCGCTTTTTTGATCAGCCTCAAGATGGGAATCAAAATTTTCCGCGGCCATTTGGCGTACTGTATGCAGTTAACCGAAACTGCTACGATGAAGGCGTAAATGCACAGGTGGAGGATGTGGTTAGCCGCAAGGGAATCGGCGACCTTGATGAGCTCATTCGCGGTTCTGAAACATGGGTAGTGGAGTAG
- a CDS encoding ABC transporter ATP-binding protein, which produces MILKAENISFSYPGETLFSGLSFQIEEGESVVFKGESGSGKSTLFRLLLGFETPDSGRLDYRGKPLTGDHLKSFRKDTAWLPQDLNLGEGSVRHVMDFPFTFQSSQNHVPDHKTRKDVLNDLGLDSDLYQKEYRDLSTGQRQRVGIALCILLDKPVLLLDEPTSALDESSKELAFKHLRSDHKRTLLSTSHDPWWVERCDRVIDLETA; this is translated from the coding sequence ATGATCCTAAAAGCTGAAAACATCTCCTTCTCATACCCCGGTGAAACGCTGTTCAGCGGACTCAGCTTTCAAATTGAGGAAGGTGAAAGTGTGGTATTCAAAGGCGAGTCCGGCAGCGGTAAATCCACTCTCTTCAGGCTGCTTTTGGGATTTGAAACACCCGATTCGGGACGTCTTGACTACCGGGGAAAACCGCTCACCGGAGATCATCTGAAATCATTCCGTAAGGATACCGCATGGCTTCCGCAGGATTTAAACCTGGGTGAAGGCAGTGTGCGCCACGTCATGGATTTTCCTTTTACATTTCAGTCGAGCCAGAATCATGTGCCCGATCATAAAACCCGCAAAGATGTGCTGAACGATCTGGGCCTTGACAGTGACCTGTATCAAAAAGAGTACCGCGATCTCTCTACGGGGCAGCGTCAGCGCGTGGGTATTGCCCTCTGCATTCTGCTTGATAAGCCGGTTTTGCTGCTTGACGAACCCACCTCCGCACTGGATGAATCATCGAAGGAGCTGGCGTTTAAGCACCTGCGAAGTGACCATAAACGGACCCTCCTTTCAACCTCGCACGATCCCTGGTGGGTTGAGAGGTGCGATCGTGTTATCGATCTGGAAACCGCCTGA